GAGGACGGCGTCGACACCTTCCACGTCGGCCAGGCCAACCACACCGGCAACCTCAACGACACCATCCCCGCGATGGGCACGCGTCCTAACTGCTTCATGGAGGAGTATTCGCGGCGCGTCAAGGCCGTGGTTCCGGTCCCGGTCTCCACGGTCGGCGCGATCCCCACCGCCACCGAGGCCGAACGGCTGATCGAATCCGGTGCCTGCGACTACGTGGGCCTCGGCCGCCCGATGCTGTGCGATCCGGACTACGCGAATAAGGTCGCAGCCGGCGAGGAGGACCTCATCCGCCCGTGCATCATGTGCAACCGCGGCTGCACGGACGCCATCGCCAGCAGGCGGTTCATCTCCTGTGTGCTCAACGCCGAGAACGGCCATGAGTACGAGCGTGTGATCAAGCCGGCCGAAGCGCCGCATCGCGTCGCGGTGGTCGGCGCGGGCCCCGCCGGCATGGAGGCCGCCCGCGTGGCCGCCCTGCGTGGACACACGGTCACGCTGTTCGAGAAGGCCGGCGAGCTGGGCGGTCAGCTCGGCATCGCCAGCGTGCCGCCGCGCAAGGAGAACATGCGCCGTGCGACCGCATGGTATGGGCGCGCGCTTCAAGCCGCGGGCGTGGACGTGCGTCTGAATGCGGATGTCACACCCGAATCGCTGGTGGCCGGCGGTTATGACGAGGTGATCGTCGCGGTCGGCGGCCGCAACGCCGCCCCGCCCATCCCCGGGCTCGATCAGCCGCATGTGATGGACGCATGGTCGGTGCTGGAGGGCAAGGTCAAGCCCCACGGCCGCACCGTCGTGATCGGCGGCGGCCTGGTCGGCGCGGAAACCGCCGAACTGATCGCCGGCGATGACTACGGCTGCGAGGTCACCATCGTGGAGATGATGGGCCAGATCGCCGCCGAGGAATCGCAGACCATCAAGCCGGTGATGATGGCCGACTTCGCCGAGCATGGCGTTGCGCTGAAAACCAACACCAAGGTGGACCGCATCACCGCCGAATCGGTCGAGGCCACCGAAACCCTGAACCCGCCGGCCCCCGCCGGCCGTCCTGGTGCTCCGGGTGCCGCTCCCGGCGGACGTCCCGCAGGCCCGGGCGCGGGTGCTGGCGGAGCTCGTCCGGGCGCCGGTGCGCCCGGCGCTGGCGTGCGTCCCGGCGGTCCCGCCGCTCCTGGTGGTCCTGGTGCTCCCGGTGCCGCTCCCGCCGACGCGCCCGAGCCGGAAACGCAGTGTTTATGTTCAATGTTCTTTAGGCAGGAGTGTCATGGTGTTTCCCGCTTGATGTGCAGCTGTTTTTCCGCAGAATAGTCATCCCTGATGTTGAGAGGAGACATGGGTTCGCTCCGCCTGTTAGATTCCCGGGTTGCAAACCAAATAGCAGCCAGGGCCGGTTGCCGCCGGCCCGGGGAAGGAAAGGACAGTGACGATACCCATGTCCCAAC
Above is a window of Bifidobacterium eulemuris DNA encoding:
- the bilR gene encoding bilirubin reductase, long form; its protein translation is MTLQRLLEPLEINHMRLKNRMMFPPMTTGYEARDGSITDQSINFYKRVAEGGAAYIVLGDVTPVHTISPTPKLVTDEQIPSFRALADALHEFDCKLGLQVFHPEYDTVAVAELFAKGDMMGARAKLHHDMAHYINEVSADRLGEILESIKALARRATLAGADAIEVHGDRLVGSLCSPLINQRDDEYGGTFEHRTRFAREVVRAIREGSPDICIDYKLPIITENPQIGRGGLFIDEAVELAKLLVEDGVDTFHVGQANHTGNLNDTIPAMGTRPNCFMEEYSRRVKAVVPVPVSTVGAIPTATEAERLIESGACDYVGLGRPMLCDPDYANKVAAGEEDLIRPCIMCNRGCTDAIASRRFISCVLNAENGHEYERVIKPAEAPHRVAVVGAGPAGMEAARVAALRGHTVTLFEKAGELGGQLGIASVPPRKENMRRATAWYGRALQAAGVDVRLNADVTPESLVAGGYDEVIVAVGGRNAAPPIPGLDQPHVMDAWSVLEGKVKPHGRTVVIGGGLVGAETAELIAGDDYGCEVTIVEMMGQIAAEESQTIKPVMMADFAEHGVALKTNTKVDRITAESVEATETLNPPAPAGRPGAPGAAPGGRPAGPGAGAGGARPGAGAPGAGVRPGGPAAPGGPGAPGAAPADAPEPETQCLCSMFFRQECHGVSRLMCSCFSAE